In a single window of the uncultured Dysgonomonas sp. genome:
- the traJ gene encoding conjugative transposon protein TraJ: MILLAIDFDNLHQLLRNLYQDMMPLCGDMVGVAKGIAGLGALFYVASRVWQALARAEPIDVYPLLRPFVIGLCIMFFPTFVLGTINAVMSPVVKGTHTILETQMTDVHSLQAEKERLEYDARLREGKAWLVDDEVYDQKMKDLGITDAAEMISMWGERTWYDMKVWFRQLIRDFFELLFNAAALTIDTLRTFFLVVLSILGPLAFALSVYDGFQSTLTNWISRYISVYLWLPIADLFSAVLSKIQALMLQMDIDMLKDPSYVPDASNGIYIIFFIIGIIGYFSIPSVAGWVIQAGGGSATRGVNSMASKGAAMAGGVAGAAAGNVAGRLMGKK, from the coding sequence ATGATACTGCTAGCAATAGATTTCGATAACCTGCATCAGCTTCTTCGTAATCTGTATCAGGATATGATGCCCCTTTGTGGCGATATGGTTGGTGTTGCCAAAGGAATAGCCGGATTGGGTGCACTGTTCTATGTCGCTTCCCGTGTATGGCAAGCCTTGGCACGGGCAGAACCGATAGATGTATATCCACTGCTCAGACCTTTTGTCATTGGACTCTGTATTATGTTCTTTCCAACATTTGTTCTCGGTACGATCAACGCTGTTATGTCTCCTGTGGTAAAAGGAACGCATACCATATTGGAAACACAAATGACAGATGTGCATTCTCTGCAAGCCGAGAAAGAACGATTGGAATACGATGCACGGCTGCGTGAAGGAAAAGCATGGCTGGTCGATGACGAGGTGTATGACCAAAAGATGAAAGATCTCGGAATTACCGATGCTGCCGAAATGATCTCTATGTGGGGAGAACGTACCTGGTACGATATGAAAGTATGGTTTCGTCAACTGATCCGGGATTTCTTCGAACTGCTGTTCAATGCCGCAGCCCTTACCATCGATACCCTGCGAACGTTTTTCCTCGTAGTGCTGTCAATCTTAGGACCATTGGCATTTGCCCTCTCTGTTTATGACGGTTTCCAATCGACTCTGACCAATTGGATTTCCCGCTACATCTCGGTCTATCTGTGGCTACCCATTGCTGATCTGTTCTCGGCTGTGCTCTCCAAGATTCAGGCACTCATGCTGCAAATGGATATAGATATGTTGAAAGATCCCTCCTATGTGCCGGATGCCAGTAACGGAATATACATCATTTTCTTCATCATCGGGATTATAGGATATTTTTCTATTCCGAGCGTAGCGGGTTGGGTTATTCAGGCAGGTGGCGGTAGTGCTACCCGTGGAGTAAACTCAATGGCAAGCAAAGGGGCTGCAATGGCAGGAGGTGTTGCCGGAGCTGCCGCAGGTAATGTCGCCGGTCGTCTGATGGGTAAGAAATAG
- a CDS encoding DUF4141 domain-containing protein codes for MKKILFCFMAFMGLCTYQAKAQWTVIDPSNLAQNILTVSKTATTATNVINSFKEMQKIYDQGKQYYDKLESVHSLIKDARKVKETVELVSEISQIYSTNFNKMLSDRNFSVNELEAISNGYSKLLKESGNLLADIKNVVSLSNGLSMTDAERMSIIDDIHAKMLEHRNLVRYFSKKSISVSFIRSQEKGDMERVKNLYGNPSDRYW; via the coding sequence ATGAAGAAAATACTTTTCTGCTTTATGGCATTCATGGGACTATGCACCTATCAGGCGAAAGCACAATGGACGGTGATTGATCCCTCCAATCTGGCACAAAATATACTGACTGTTTCCAAAACCGCTACGACGGCTACCAATGTCATCAACAGCTTTAAGGAGATGCAGAAGATATACGATCAGGGAAAACAGTATTATGATAAGTTGGAGTCCGTACACAGTCTGATCAAAGATGCGCGCAAAGTGAAAGAAACGGTAGAGCTGGTCAGCGAAATATCCCAGATCTATTCTACCAATTTCAACAAGATGCTATCCGATCGGAATTTTAGCGTCAACGAGCTGGAAGCTATATCGAACGGATATTCCAAACTATTGAAGGAAAGCGGCAACCTGCTTGCAGATATAAAGAATGTTGTTTCCCTCTCTAACGGACTTTCGATGACCGATGCCGAGCGTATGTCAATTATAGATGATATACACGCCAAGATGCTCGAACATCGCAATCTTGTCCGATACTTCTCCAAGAAAAGCATCTCCGTTTCCTTTATCCGTAGTCAGGAGAAAGGAGATATGGAGCGAGTTAAAAACCTGTATGGTAATCCATCCGATAGATATTGGTAA
- a CDS encoding DUF3876 domain-containing protein — protein sequence MFNQCNITDSCSTSTDFSMREITGRWVSREGAPAISIYRNISRKKGGIRLCLTYNNPLVVCDCTVYNVFGLHYIELYERIEITYNREQEVLNLSAFGEYVRQED from the coding sequence ATGTTCAACCAATGTAATATAACCGATTCTTGTTCCACTTCTACAGATTTTTCCATGCGGGAGATTACGGGGCGTTGGGTAAGTAGAGAAGGTGCACCTGCGATAAGCATATACCGCAACATCTCCCGAAAAAAGGGAGGCATCCGGCTCTGTCTTACTTACAACAACCCGCTGGTGGTCTGCGATTGTACGGTCTACAATGTATTCGGTCTGCATTACATTGAATTGTATGAGCGTATCGAAATTACTTATAATCGGGAGCAAGAGGTCTTGAATCTTTCCGCTTTCGGAGAATATGTCCGTCAGGAGGATTAG